A window of Maniola hyperantus chromosome 26, iAphHyp1.2, whole genome shotgun sequence contains these coding sequences:
- the LOC138404126 gene encoding uncharacterized protein, with protein MSKETISKESDSGGQPFAPRCSLARTPPSTAPVPPRTPHPEQQAATAAPSAQKRPLTSLEERRPVEVVRMCRPVTPPPAPPTAAVAAPRGPPPPPSAGPRVPRQPSGRPVAPDTAPSNDTQQEGSLAGATKTGCWTESTAT; from the exons ATGTCTAAGGAGACTATTTCTAAGGAGAGCGACTCCGGTGGCCAACCATTTGCGCCACGATGCTCATTGGCGCGGACGCCGCCTAGC ACAGCACCGGTGCCCCCGCGAACCCCGCATCCAGAGCAGCAAGCTGCTACAGCGGCGCCCTCGGCGCAAAAGCGGCCACTGACGTCTCTGGAGGAGCGGCGTCCAGTAGAGGTGGTGCGTATGTGCCGGCCCGTCACGCCGCCGCCTGCCCCGCCCACTGCAGCCGTCGCCGCTCCCCGGGGACCGCCACCACCACCATCTGCGGGACCCAGGGTACCGAGACAGCCTAGCGGTCGTCCCGTCGCGCCCGACACTGCTCCGTCGAACGACACGCAGCAGGAGGGCTCCTTGGCGGGCGCTACTAAGACGGGATGTTGGACCGAGTCCACCGCGACCTAG